One window of the Nicotiana tabacum cultivar K326 chromosome 4, ASM71507v2, whole genome shotgun sequence genome contains the following:
- the LOC107771632 gene encoding non-functional pseudokinase ZED1 isoform X2 has protein sequence MDCIRKMLSLLKKFRKEEEDVENLFLQNGSALLEELISFSGGTYDIPIRSYSAQELVKATNNFAGRVHASTYGYICRGTLQGRSILVKMFINFPGNPASHSDFDILAGAVRDIAVTSLMSGNRNVIKIIGCCLEFTYPALVYEDARFEILANFLDPNCDKLLSWKSRLKIAKSIASAILYLHTAFPTPIIYRILNPHNIILDHHCVPKLFDFSFVISLPPGELQVEDDLIWIPGYFDPEYQSSRANEGDPEHIVNYVNDHIQKDDQFKQIVDPKILKESSVNHRQLQAFINIALRCVQAKGENRPDMLDIARKILQFE, from the exons ATGGATTGCATAAGGAAGATGTTGTCACTCTTGAAGAAATTTaggaaggaagaagaagatgtaGAAAATCTGTTCCTACAAAATGGAAGTGCGCTGTTGGAAGAGCTTATTTCTTTTTCTGGTGGAACATATGACATTCCCATCCGTAGTTACAGTGCTCAAGAACTTGTTAAGGCAACAAACAACTTCGCTGGACGTGTCCATGCTAGCACCTACGGTTACATCTGTAGAGGAACTCTGCAAGGGCGCTCTATCTTGGTCAAAATGTTCATAAATTTTCCAG GTAACCCTGCCTCACATTCCGACTTTGACATTCTTGCTGGAGCTGTACGTGACATTGCAGTCACATCACTAATGAGCGGAAATAGGAATGTTATAAAGATTATAGGTTGCTGTTTGGAATTCACTTATCCAGCACTAGTGTATGAGGATGCCAGATTTGAGATTCTCGCTAATTTCCTTGACCCCAATTGCGATAAATTgttaagttggaaaagtagaTTGAAGATTGCCAAAAGCATTGCCAGTGCAATTCTTTATCTACACACTGCATTTCCAACTCCCATTATCTACAGGATCTTGAATCCCCATAACATTATCTTGGACCATCATTGCGTTCCCAAACTGTTTGATTTCTCATTTGTTATTTCTCTTCCTCCTGGAGAGTTGCAAGTGGAAGATGACTTGATTTGGATTCCTGGCTATTTCGATCCAGAGTACCAATCTTCAAG GGCCAATGAAGGTGATCCAGAACACATTGTGAATTATGTAAATGACCATATTCAGAAGGACGATCAATTCAAGCAGATCGTGGACCCTAAAATCTTGAAGGAATCGAGTGTAAATCATCGACAGCTACAAGCTTTCATTAATATCGCTTTAAGATGTGTCCAGGCTAAGGGAGAAAATAGACCAGATATGCTCGATATTGCAAGAAAGATCCTGCAATTTGAGTAA
- the LOC107771632 gene encoding non-functional pseudokinase ZED1 isoform X1 gives MDCIRKMLSLLKKFRKEEEDVENLFLQNGSALLEELISFSGGTYDIPIRSYSAQELVKATNNFAGRVHASTYGYICRGTLQGRSILVKMFINFPGNPASHSDFDILAGAVRDIAVTSLMSGNRNVIKIIGCCLEFTYPALVYEDARFEILANFLDPNCDKLLSWKSRLKIAKSIASAILYLHTAFPTPIIYRILNPHNIILDHHCVPKLFDFSFVISLPPGELQVEDDLIWIPGYFDPEYQSSRFVTQKTDVYSFGVLLLVLLNGQGPICRANEGDPEHIVNYVNDHIQKDDQFKQIVDPKILKESSVNHRQLQAFINIALRCVQAKGENRPDMLDIARKILQFE, from the exons ATGGATTGCATAAGGAAGATGTTGTCACTCTTGAAGAAATTTaggaaggaagaagaagatgtaGAAAATCTGTTCCTACAAAATGGAAGTGCGCTGTTGGAAGAGCTTATTTCTTTTTCTGGTGGAACATATGACATTCCCATCCGTAGTTACAGTGCTCAAGAACTTGTTAAGGCAACAAACAACTTCGCTGGACGTGTCCATGCTAGCACCTACGGTTACATCTGTAGAGGAACTCTGCAAGGGCGCTCTATCTTGGTCAAAATGTTCATAAATTTTCCAG GTAACCCTGCCTCACATTCCGACTTTGACATTCTTGCTGGAGCTGTACGTGACATTGCAGTCACATCACTAATGAGCGGAAATAGGAATGTTATAAAGATTATAGGTTGCTGTTTGGAATTCACTTATCCAGCACTAGTGTATGAGGATGCCAGATTTGAGATTCTCGCTAATTTCCTTGACCCCAATTGCGATAAATTgttaagttggaaaagtagaTTGAAGATTGCCAAAAGCATTGCCAGTGCAATTCTTTATCTACACACTGCATTTCCAACTCCCATTATCTACAGGATCTTGAATCCCCATAACATTATCTTGGACCATCATTGCGTTCCCAAACTGTTTGATTTCTCATTTGTTATTTCTCTTCCTCCTGGAGAGTTGCAAGTGGAAGATGACTTGATTTGGATTCCTGGCTATTTCGATCCAGAGTACCAATCTTCAAGGTTTGTCACTCAAAAGACCGATGTCTATAGTTTTGGTGTGCTTCTACTGGTGCTCTTAAATGGACAGGGTCCTATATGCAGGGCCAATGAAGGTGATCCAGAACACATTGTGAATTATGTAAATGACCATATTCAGAAGGACGATCAATTCAAGCAGATCGTGGACCCTAAAATCTTGAAGGAATCGAGTGTAAATCATCGACAGCTACAAGCTTTCATTAATATCGCTTTAAGATGTGTCCAGGCTAAGGGAGAAAATAGACCAGATATGCTCGATATTGCAAGAAAGATCCTGCAATTTGAGTAA